From a single Gammaproteobacteria bacterium genomic region:
- the rplI gene encoding 50S ribosomal protein L9, protein MEVILLEKVQKLGDLGDCVSVKPGYARNFLIPQGKALPGTAANMAVFEERRASLEAAAKEASDKADVRSNALKELEIVTIAAKAGVGSKLFGSVGANDIAEALTQAGISVEKSEVRLPEGPLHELGEFDVSIHLAADLNKVIKVRIISDEE, encoded by the coding sequence ATGGAAGTAATTTTGCTGGAAAAAGTACAAAAACTAGGTGATTTAGGTGATTGCGTTTCTGTGAAACCTGGCTATGCCAGAAATTTCCTGATTCCTCAAGGTAAAGCATTGCCAGGAACGGCTGCAAATATGGCCGTTTTTGAAGAGCGTCGTGCATCGCTGGAAGCGGCAGCTAAAGAAGCGAGTGATAAGGCTGATGTGCGTTCTAATGCATTAAAAGAGCTGGAAATTGTGACTATTGCTGCTAAAGCGGGGGTGGGTAGTAAATTATTTGGCTCTGTTGGTGCAAACGATATTGCTGAAGCTTTGACTCAGGCGGGCATCTCAGTTGAAAAAAGTGAAGTGCGTTTGCCAGAAGGGCCTTTGCATGAATTGGGCGAGTTTGATGTTTCAATTCATCTTGCTGCAGATTTGAATAAAGTCATTAAAGTCAGAATTATTTCTGATGAAGAGTAA
- the dnaB gene encoding replicative DNA helicase — protein sequence MNSEYSDPATEALKVPPHSIEAEQSVLGGLMLENSRWDQVADLLIDQDFYRQDHRLIFSCIASLSESNTPFDVITISERLESLGEIEEAGGLSYLGSLVKNTPSAANIKAYADIVRERSILRQLIRVATDIGDSAFNTEGRSYSELLDNAEKLVFEIADQGNRGGRGFVAIKDLLVKAVDRIDLLFQQDNPITGISSGFADFDEMTSGLQPSDLVIVAGRPSMGKTTFAVNLAENAAIKHNIPVAIFSMEMPGEQLAMRMMSSLGRIDQHKIRSGKLEDDDWPRLTSAVGMLAEVPIFIDDSPALTPTELRAKARRLKREHNLGMIVIDYLQLMQVNGKSDNRTAEISEISRSLKGLAKELNVPVIALSQLNRSLEQRPNKRPIMSDLRESGAIEQDADVIVFIYRDEVYNDDSPDKGTAEIIIGKQRNGPIGKIRLTFLGKYTRFENFVPDSYSGEDYA from the coding sequence ATGAACTCTGAGTATTCTGATCCCGCAACTGAAGCATTAAAAGTTCCACCACACTCTATAGAGGCGGAACAATCAGTGCTTGGCGGCCTGATGCTTGAGAACAGTCGCTGGGATCAAGTGGCTGACCTGTTGATTGATCAGGATTTTTATCGTCAGGATCATCGTTTGATCTTTAGCTGTATTGCTAGCCTTAGTGAATCCAACACCCCTTTTGATGTTATTACCATTTCTGAACGCCTTGAAAGTTTAGGTGAAATTGAAGAGGCGGGGGGGCTATCTTATTTAGGTTCTTTGGTAAAAAACACGCCGAGTGCAGCGAATATTAAGGCATATGCAGATATCGTTCGTGAGCGCTCAATTCTGCGGCAACTGATTCGAGTTGCGACAGATATTGGTGACAGTGCTTTCAATACTGAAGGACGAAGTTATAGCGAGCTGCTGGATAATGCCGAAAAACTGGTTTTTGAGATTGCCGACCAAGGCAATCGTGGCGGACGTGGTTTCGTTGCGATCAAAGATCTATTAGTTAAAGCAGTCGATCGTATTGACTTGTTGTTTCAACAAGATAACCCAATTACAGGAATTTCATCAGGATTTGCTGATTTTGATGAGATGACTTCAGGTTTGCAGCCTTCTGATTTGGTGATAGTTGCTGGCAGGCCATCCATGGGTAAAACAACATTCGCAGTCAATCTGGCTGAGAATGCTGCAATCAAGCACAATATTCCTGTCGCTATTTTCAGTATGGAAATGCCAGGTGAGCAGTTGGCGATGCGTATGATGTCTTCTTTGGGACGCATTGATCAGCATAAAATTCGCTCTGGAAAGTTGGAAGATGACGATTGGCCACGTTTAACATCTGCTGTTGGTATGTTGGCCGAAGTTCCAATTTTTATTGATGATAGTCCTGCGTTAACTCCCACTGAATTACGAGCCAAAGCGCGTCGTTTAAAGCGTGAACATAATCTCGGGATGATTGTGATTGACTATCTTCAGTTGATGCAGGTGAATGGCAAGTCAGATAATCGTACAGCAGAAATATCTGAAATTTCTCGCTCATTGAAAGGTTTGGCCAAAGAGCTGAATGTTCCTGTGATTGCACTGTCGCAATTGAATCGCAGTCTGGAGCAGCGACCCAATAAGCGTCCTATCATGTCAGACCTACGTGAGTCGGGTGCGATTGAGCAGGATGCAGATGTGATTGTCTTTATTTATCGTGATGAAGTTTATAATGATGATAGCCCTGACAAAGGGACGGCTGAAATTATTATCGGCAAACAGCGTAATGGGCCTATAGGCAAAATAAGGCTCACTTTTCTTGGGAAATATACTCGCTTTGAAAATTTTGTTCCCGACTCATATAG
- a CDS encoding DUF2232 domain-containing protein → MRALANYILKGRWSATLVVVTAAVLSFILPLLSCISSAAVALVTLRHGAREGGLIILFSTAAFVVIAGVMPQSGMSALVVAGVLFSVLWLPVWLLSIVLRWSVSLPVALSVAGVIGGVVVIAMHIAVGDVYGWWRDILDSGLRPLLEQSGVPLKSGQVAQTFDILARSMTGVIGSALVISTMIALFIGRWWQSLLFNEGGFRREFHAMRLDKRIAYGAVALIGIAIFIDDGAGSMTQDLIIVVMTLFMIHGLSLLHGVVAAKGLSGGWLAAVYIMLLIFPQLIFTLSVAGLLDSQLDLRSKIKA, encoded by the coding sequence TGTCATTCATTTTGCCGTTACTGAGTTGCATTAGCTCAGCAGCAGTTGCGTTAGTTACATTGCGGCACGGTGCCAGAGAAGGGGGTTTGATTATCCTTTTTTCTACAGCTGCCTTTGTCGTTATTGCAGGCGTTATGCCGCAAAGTGGAATGAGTGCGTTGGTGGTTGCAGGCGTGCTATTTTCAGTTTTATGGTTACCTGTGTGGCTGTTATCAATTGTATTGCGATGGAGTGTTTCATTGCCGGTCGCACTCAGTGTTGCTGGTGTCATTGGTGGCGTTGTTGTGATTGCAATGCATATTGCGGTAGGCGATGTCTATGGTTGGTGGCGTGACATCCTTGATTCGGGTTTAAGGCCTTTGCTGGAGCAGTCAGGGGTGCCACTCAAATCGGGTCAGGTCGCACAAACGTTTGATATATTGGCGCGTTCGATGACGGGTGTGATCGGAAGCGCTTTGGTTATTAGTACGATGATTGCACTATTTATAGGGCGTTGGTGGCAGTCATTGCTGTTTAATGAAGGTGGTTTTCGACGTGAATTTCATGCAATGCGTTTAGATAAACGTATCGCGTACGGTGCTGTAGCGTTGATAGGTATTGCCATTTTTATTGATGATGGCGCGGGTTCAATGACGCAGGATTTGATTATTGTTGTGATGACACTGTTCATGATTCATGGCTTGAGTTTACTGCATGGTGTGGTTGCAGCTAAAGGTCTGAGTGGTGGTTGGCTAGCGGCGGTATATATAATGCTGCTGATTTTTCCGCAATTGATCTTTACGTTATCAGTTGCAGGGTTGCTGGATAGCCAGCTCGATTTACGCTCAAAAATCAAAGCATAA